The Thermosynechococcus sp. genome has a segment encoding these proteins:
- a CDS encoding ammonium transporter: MKLRSILRRGLRLQHPLTQILYLPTRRTLLTVGVMIGVLSATAALGQDTAASTAVPAKVQVALNTLWVIFAGVLVFFMNAGFGMLETGFCRAKNAVNLLSKNLIVFALSSISYWAIGFALMFGDGNGILGTSGFFLLGADNSPATGEAYRGVYRSLSWAAVPLSAKFFFQLVFAGTAATIVSGAVAERIKFYAFFIFSLLLVGICYPITGHWIWGGGWLQQLGMWDFAGSTVVHSVGGWAALMGAALLGPRLGRFLPDGSVAAIPGHNFAIATLGCLILWLGWFGFNPGSTMTADPEAIAHIVVTTNMAAAFGGVTATVVSTLYFGKPDLSMIINGILAGLVAITASCAFVSIESAALIGIVAGSIIIFSVVTIDRLKIDDPVGAISVHLVNGIWGTLAVGLFADGPGRFYDAGAGPLRGLLWSGDFTQLGRQLVGVLAVGGFVVAFSTAVWLLLNLTIGIRVSPEEEIEGLDIGEHGMEAYAGFLLREEVKGFVDLLKRMSGSGRS; encoded by the coding sequence ATGAAACTGCGTTCTATCTTGCGCCGCGGGTTACGTCTTCAGCATCCCCTGACTCAGATTCTCTATCTGCCCACTCGCCGCACGCTCTTGACCGTTGGGGTGATGATTGGGGTCCTGAGTGCAACAGCCGCCTTGGGGCAGGATACTGCCGCCTCAACAGCGGTTCCGGCAAAGGTGCAGGTGGCGCTCAACACGCTCTGGGTGATTTTTGCGGGGGTGTTGGTATTTTTCATGAATGCTGGCTTTGGCATGTTGGAAACGGGCTTTTGCCGTGCCAAGAATGCGGTGAACTTGCTCTCAAAGAACTTGATTGTCTTTGCCCTGTCGAGTATTTCCTATTGGGCGATTGGTTTTGCCTTAATGTTTGGGGATGGCAATGGGATTTTGGGCACCAGCGGTTTCTTTTTACTGGGTGCCGATAATAGTCCGGCCACTGGCGAAGCCTATCGGGGAGTCTATCGTTCCTTGAGTTGGGCGGCGGTGCCCCTCTCTGCCAAGTTTTTCTTTCAACTGGTTTTTGCGGGAACAGCGGCCACGATTGTTTCCGGGGCAGTGGCGGAGCGAATTAAGTTCTATGCCTTCTTTATCTTTAGCTTGCTGCTGGTGGGGATTTGCTATCCGATTACGGGTCACTGGATCTGGGGTGGCGGGTGGCTGCAACAGCTAGGCATGTGGGATTTTGCCGGTTCTACGGTCGTGCACTCTGTAGGTGGATGGGCCGCATTGATGGGGGCAGCTCTCCTAGGGCCGCGTTTGGGGCGCTTTCTGCCGGATGGGTCGGTGGCGGCCATCCCCGGACATAATTTTGCGATCGCCACCTTGGGTTGTTTGATCCTCTGGCTTGGTTGGTTTGGTTTTAATCCGGGATCAACGATGACTGCAGATCCGGAGGCGATCGCCCACATTGTTGTAACCACCAATATGGCGGCAGCCTTCGGAGGTGTCACGGCAACGGTGGTTTCCACCCTCTACTTTGGTAAGCCCGACCTTTCGATGATCATTAACGGGATTCTGGCGGGACTAGTGGCCATTACCGCCTCCTGTGCCTTTGTCAGCATTGAGAGTGCGGCCTTAATTGGTATTGTTGCTGGGAGCATCATTATCTTTTCGGTGGTGACGATTGATCGCCTGAAAATTGACGATCCCGTGGGAGCCATCTCCGTACACTTAGTCAACGGCATCTGGGGGACCCTAGCCGTGGGTCTCTTTGCCGATGGACCGGGGCGCTTTTACGACGCTGGGGCAGGGCCTCTCAGGGGATTGCTCTGGAGTGGTGACTTTACCCAGTTGGGGCGCCAATTGGTGGGGGTGCTGGCGGTGGGCGGGTTTGTCGTTGCCTTTAGTACAGCAGTGTGGCTGCTCCTGAATCTTACCATTGGCATTCGCGTTTCTCCGGAGGAGGAAATCGAGGGATTGGACATTGGCGAGCATGGCATGGAGGCCTATGCGGGCTTCCTTTTGCGCGAAGAAGTCAAAGGATTTGTGGATTTGCTCAAACGGATGTCTGGCAGTGGTCGCTCCTAG
- a CDS encoding MORN repeat-containing protein, producing MTHPHHANSAVVHRWVMSSFLIGLGCATLQLAPVTAQIAVYEGQRVTGDVTLTLPDGSTYKGELLNGRFNGQGILTMANGNRYEGEFRNGRYHGQGVLTYADGGRYEGGFADGIFNGKGMLQLANGQRYEGTFLNGQYHGEGVLTFPDGTRYEGQFLAGKYHGTGMLSFGNGTSYAGQFRNGLFEGEGVLTLPDGSRIIATWRNGRREPR from the coding sequence ATGACGCATCCGCACCATGCCAATTCCGCTGTTGTTCACCGCTGGGTGATGAGTTCGTTCTTGATTGGTTTAGGGTGTGCAACCCTACAGTTGGCTCCTGTCACTGCTCAAATTGCTGTCTATGAAGGGCAGCGGGTCACGGGGGACGTCACCCTAACCCTCCCCGATGGCAGCACCTACAAGGGGGAATTGCTAAACGGTCGCTTTAATGGCCAAGGCATCCTCACAATGGCCAATGGCAACCGCTACGAAGGGGAATTTCGCAATGGCCGCTACCACGGTCAGGGGGTGCTCACCTATGCCGACGGCGGACGCTATGAAGGTGGCTTTGCCGATGGTATCTTCAATGGCAAGGGCATGCTGCAACTGGCCAATGGCCAGCGCTACGAGGGGACGTTTCTCAATGGTCAATACCATGGGGAGGGGGTACTCACCTTTCCCGACGGTACGCGCTACGAGGGACAGTTTCTAGCGGGCAAGTATCATGGCACTGGAATGCTCTCCTTTGGGAATGGCACAAGCTATGCTGGACAGTTTCGCAATGGCTTATTTGAAGGGGAGGGGGTACTCACCCTGCCCGATGGCTCCCGAATTATTGCCACGTGGCGCAATGGTCGTCGCGAACCGCGCTAA
- a CDS encoding folylpolyglutamate synthase/dihydrofolate synthase family protein, protein MADPLTAALAPYARFGVRLSLEPIQALLSALGSPQLQVPLIHVAGTNGKGSVCAYLDSVLRAAGYRTGRYTSPHLLSWCERICVDGEAIAPGVFLTLLQHIEAVLPQVAYPPSQFEVVTAAAWLYFAQQQVEVAVMEVGLGGRLDATNVCQPPLVSVITSIGWDHWQRLGNTLGAIAGEKAGILKPGVPAVIGPVPSEAQLVIAQRLKALACPAIWPEPAQWCVERAGWATWRGIEYPLPLAGDMQLINSAIAIATLQQLQSQGWQISLPAIQRGMAETRWPGRLQWLNWQGRRVLIDGAHNAPAAAYLRQYVDQLGWTEVTWVVGMLANKDHEGILKHLLRAGDRLWLVPIPDHASADLEDLKALAATCCPRLGECRLFKDVAEALDRVGDRCVVCGSLYLIARVLGAIASQEAQTTRL, encoded by the coding sequence GTGGCTGATCCACTGACGGCAGCGCTAGCCCCCTACGCCCGCTTTGGGGTGCGCCTTAGCCTTGAGCCTATCCAGGCGCTCCTGAGTGCCTTGGGGTCTCCCCAGTTACAGGTGCCCTTGATCCACGTTGCGGGGACAAATGGCAAAGGCTCCGTGTGTGCCTATTTGGATAGTGTTTTGCGGGCAGCGGGCTATCGCACGGGTCGTTATACCTCGCCCCATCTGTTGAGCTGGTGTGAGCGCATTTGTGTCGATGGTGAAGCCATTGCCCCTGGGGTCTTTTTGACCCTCCTTCAACACATTGAAGCAGTCCTGCCCCAGGTGGCCTATCCCCCCAGTCAGTTTGAAGTGGTCACGGCGGCGGCATGGCTGTATTTTGCCCAGCAGCAGGTGGAGGTGGCGGTGATGGAGGTGGGTTTGGGGGGACGCTTGGATGCCACGAATGTGTGCCAGCCCCCTTTGGTGAGTGTGATTACCTCCATTGGCTGGGATCATTGGCAGCGGTTGGGCAACACCTTGGGGGCAATTGCGGGCGAAAAAGCTGGCATTCTCAAGCCAGGGGTGCCCGCCGTTATTGGTCCTGTTCCCTCCGAGGCGCAGCTGGTGATTGCCCAACGCCTAAAAGCTCTGGCATGCCCGGCGATCTGGCCAGAACCGGCGCAGTGGTGTGTTGAGCGGGCTGGATGGGCGACGTGGCGTGGCATCGAGTACCCCTTGCCGTTGGCGGGAGACATGCAGTTAATCAATTCCGCAATCGCGATCGCCACGCTACAGCAGTTACAATCTCAAGGTTGGCAGATTTCCCTGCCAGCGATTCAACGGGGAATGGCCGAAACCCGCTGGCCAGGGCGCCTGCAATGGTTAAATTGGCAGGGGCGGCGGGTCCTGATTGACGGCGCCCACAATGCCCCGGCAGCGGCCTACCTACGGCAATATGTAGATCAATTGGGCTGGACAGAGGTGACTTGGGTAGTGGGGATGCTGGCCAATAAGGATCATGAGGGAATTCTCAAACATCTCCTGCGAGCCGGCGATCGCCTGTGGTTGGTACCCATACCGGATCACGCTAGCGCCGACTTAGAGGACTTGAAGGCACTGGCCGCCACCTGCTGCCCTCGGTTGGGGGAATGCCGCCTTTTCAAGGATGTGGCTGAAGCCCTCGATAGGGTGGGCGATCGCTGTGTGGTCTGTGGCTCCCTTTACTTGATTGCTCGCGTTTTGGGGGCGATCGCCAGCCAAGAGGCTCAAACAACGAGACTGTAG
- a CDS encoding bifunctional 2-polyprenyl-6-hydroxyphenol methylase/3-demethylubiquinol 3-O-methyltransferase UbiG, with protein MWDTRFQGDTYFYGTEPNDFLKAHAHAFVPQGQILSLAEGEGRNAVYLAQQGYAITAVDASQVGLAKAQRLAQERGVSITTYHCDLRDFDLGENVWDGIIAIFCHLPPEWRTLVNQRIVKALKPQGLYLSETYSKKQLGMGTGGPPTLELLHDLEEMKRELTGLEWLHAVELQRDIHEGQGHRGRGWVIQLIGRKF; from the coding sequence ATGTGGGACACTCGCTTTCAAGGAGACACCTATTTCTACGGCACGGAGCCAAACGACTTCCTCAAAGCCCATGCCCATGCCTTTGTGCCCCAAGGGCAAATTCTCTCCCTCGCCGAAGGGGAAGGGCGTAATGCCGTTTATCTTGCTCAACAGGGATATGCCATCACGGCTGTGGATGCCTCGCAAGTGGGACTGGCAAAAGCACAGCGCCTCGCTCAAGAGAGGGGAGTCTCAATTACCACCTATCACTGCGACCTACGGGATTTTGACCTGGGTGAAAATGTATGGGATGGAATTATTGCTATTTTTTGTCATCTGCCGCCAGAGTGGCGCACCCTGGTCAACCAGCGTATCGTCAAGGCTCTCAAGCCCCAAGGCCTCTATCTCAGCGAGACCTATAGCAAGAAACAACTGGGGATGGGCACAGGGGGCCCCCCTACGCTGGAACTACTGCACGATTTAGAGGAAATGAAAAGAGAACTGACGGGTCTAGAGTGGCTCCACGCCGTTGAACTCCAGCGGGACATCCATGAAGGTCAAGGCCATCGCGGGCGAGGCTGGGTGATTCAACTGATTGGCCGCAAGTTTTGA
- a CDS encoding Fur family transcriptional regulator, with product MPPRRTRSQAIILDALRDSGRSLSAQELFLELRQRHTPLGLATVYRTLDSLRINGKVQARPLPSGELVYSLVQQDQHYLTCLQCGTSVTIDQCPVQPLETELQQSYHFKVFYHTLEFFGLCAKCQGMAQG from the coding sequence ATGCCACCGCGCCGCACCCGTAGCCAAGCGATTATTCTCGATGCCCTCAGAGACAGTGGGCGATCGCTCTCGGCGCAAGAGCTTTTTTTAGAACTGCGGCAACGACATACACCCCTAGGTTTGGCAACCGTTTATCGCACCCTCGATAGTCTGCGCATCAATGGTAAGGTGCAAGCACGGCCCTTGCCCAGTGGCGAACTGGTCTATAGCTTGGTGCAGCAGGATCAGCACTATCTCACCTGTTTGCAGTGTGGTACGTCAGTGACCATTGATCAGTGTCCAGTGCAGCCACTTGAAACGGAGCTCCAACAGTCCTATCACTTCAAGGTTTTTTACCATACCCTGGAGTTTTTTGGCCTTTGTGCCAAGTGCCAAGGCATGGCACAGGGCTGA
- a CDS encoding GH116 family glycosyl hydrolase: MIEFANCAWTRAIGQGWENPYRVRYASNLDDGPWHGMPLGGFGAGCIGRSPAGDFNLWHLDGGEHLFGTLPACQFSLFEQGKQRQAYALGSPPKDGTLSCWQWYPAGKGTYGARYPRSWFVYEGVFSAQISCEQFSPILPHNYRETSYPVAVFLWTFSNPTDQSLTLSLMFSWQNTVGWFRNTTPSSAIAIRDDGSPIYTYTPAWGQSDGNFNELIQTASYQGWRLRRLPHPNPPQEGDGEWAALIPTGLGEFFGCSRWQPEGDGAQLWQSFAVDGSLPFVNDPTPAAAGEQVAAAFAVRFSLAAGERKQIPLVLAWDFPVTEFGKGVIYYRRYTDFCDRRGTNAVTLAAYALATYATWQEQIRTWQAPILSHPDWPDWFKMALCNELYVLSSGGTLWSAASDRDPVGQFAVLECLDYRWYESLDVRLYGSFALLQLWPELEKSVMRAFARAIPKADSTLRIIGYFYRGDPETAYKAPRKLANAVPHDLGAPNEHPWEKTNYTAYQDCNLWKDLASDFVLLVYRDFLFTGATDLDFARECWPAVVAALDYLKQFDHDGDGLPENGGAPDQTYDDWQLQGVSAYCGGLWLAALEAAIALGTTLQQPQVEIYRQWLSQARPRYHQLLWNGEYYRLDTGSGSEVIMADQLCGQFYAQLLGLVDIVPPDCCDRALRQIYDTCFLKFHNGQLGAANGLLPNGQPENPDATHPLEVWTGINFGLAAFLWQRGMTDEAWHLAEVVVRQIYGNGLQFRTPEAITAKGTFRAGMYLRPMAIWALALVSRGSQSA, from the coding sequence GTGATTGAATTTGCCAACTGTGCTTGGACTCGGGCGATCGGCCAGGGTTGGGAGAATCCTTATCGCGTTCGCTATGCCAGTAATTTAGACGATGGCCCTTGGCATGGCATGCCCCTCGGCGGCTTTGGCGCTGGTTGTATTGGCCGTTCCCCTGCTGGCGACTTCAACCTCTGGCACCTTGATGGCGGAGAGCACCTCTTTGGCACCCTGCCTGCCTGTCAATTTAGCCTCTTCGAGCAGGGTAAGCAAAGACAGGCCTATGCCCTAGGCAGTCCCCCTAAGGATGGTACCCTGAGCTGTTGGCAATGGTATCCTGCCGGCAAAGGCACCTATGGGGCGCGCTATCCCCGCAGTTGGTTTGTCTATGAGGGAGTCTTTAGCGCCCAGATCAGCTGCGAGCAGTTTTCACCGATTCTGCCCCACAACTACCGAGAAACCAGTTACCCTGTGGCGGTGTTTCTGTGGACCTTCAGCAATCCCACAGATCAGTCCCTCACCCTGAGCCTAATGTTCTCCTGGCAAAATACCGTCGGGTGGTTTCGCAATACCACTCCTTCCTCTGCCATTGCAATCCGCGATGATGGTAGCCCCATCTATACCTACACGCCCGCCTGGGGGCAAAGTGACGGCAATTTTAATGAACTGATTCAAACGGCCTCCTATCAAGGTTGGCGACTGCGGCGTCTGCCCCACCCCAACCCACCCCAAGAGGGGGATGGCGAATGGGCAGCATTGATTCCCACGGGCCTCGGTGAGTTTTTTGGCTGTAGTCGCTGGCAGCCAGAGGGAGATGGGGCACAACTATGGCAATCATTTGCCGTGGATGGTTCCCTACCGTTTGTTAATGATCCCACCCCAGCGGCAGCGGGAGAGCAGGTGGCTGCTGCCTTTGCAGTGCGCTTTTCCTTGGCAGCGGGGGAAAGAAAACAAATTCCCCTGGTCCTAGCGTGGGACTTTCCTGTGACCGAGTTTGGCAAGGGGGTGATCTATTACCGGCGCTACACGGATTTTTGCGATCGCCGAGGTACCAATGCCGTCACCCTTGCTGCCTATGCCCTCGCTACCTATGCCACATGGCAAGAGCAGATTCGCACTTGGCAAGCACCAATCCTCAGCCACCCCGATTGGCCCGACTGGTTCAAGATGGCACTGTGCAATGAGCTATACGTTCTCAGTAGTGGCGGAACGCTCTGGAGTGCGGCCAGCGATCGCGATCCTGTGGGTCAGTTTGCCGTTTTAGAATGCCTAGACTACCGCTGGTATGAAAGTCTGGATGTGCGTCTTTATGGCTCCTTTGCCCTACTGCAACTGTGGCCAGAGTTGGAAAAATCCGTGATGCGTGCCTTTGCGCGGGCGATTCCGAAAGCGGATTCAACCCTGAGAATCATTGGCTACTTCTATCGCGGTGATCCCGAAACCGCCTACAAAGCACCTCGTAAACTGGCCAATGCCGTACCCCACGATCTCGGTGCCCCCAATGAGCACCCTTGGGAAAAGACCAACTACACGGCCTACCAAGACTGTAATCTCTGGAAAGATTTGGCCTCGGATTTTGTGCTCTTGGTCTATCGAGACTTTTTGTTCACTGGGGCAACGGATCTCGATTTTGCCCGTGAGTGCTGGCCGGCTGTGGTGGCAGCCTTAGACTATTTGAAACAATTTGACCACGATGGCGATGGTCTGCCAGAAAATGGGGGTGCCCCAGACCAAACCTACGATGACTGGCAGCTCCAGGGGGTCAGTGCCTACTGTGGTGGCTTGTGGTTGGCGGCCCTAGAGGCGGCGATCGCCCTCGGCACAACTCTCCAACAACCGCAGGTGGAGATCTACCGCCAGTGGCTTAGCCAAGCTCGCCCCCGCTACCATCAACTGCTGTGGAATGGCGAGTACTATCGTCTTGATACGGGCAGTGGCTCCGAGGTGATCATGGCGGATCAACTGTGTGGCCAGTTTTACGCCCAGCTCTTGGGCCTGGTGGATATTGTGCCCCCGGACTGTTGCGATCGCGCCCTGCGGCAAATTTACGACACCTGTTTTCTGAAATTTCACAACGGTCAGTTGGGCGCTGCCAATGGTCTATTGCCCAATGGGCAACCTGAAAACCCCGACGCTACCCATCCCCTTGAAGTGTGGACGGGGATTAACTTTGGCCTGGCCGCCTTCCTATGGCAGCGGGGAATGACCGACGAAGCATGGCACTTAGCTGAAGTGGTGGTACGGCAAATCTACGGCAATGGCCTGCAATTTCGGACACCGGAGGCGATTACGGCCAAGGGCACCTTCCGTGCCGGTATGTACCTGCGCCCTATGGCCATCTGGGCACTGGCTCTAGTCAGTCGGGGATCACAATCCGCCTAA
- a CDS encoding HAMP domain-containing sensor histidine kinase, translated as MLWPASEEFAALCRTQLELVVNSLGASSLAVYLSETLNDSPSWSPVAVYPEASPLLSLPIPPTLPPPTAAPAIALSHYPQQVVSSLTNQLILPLMYQNWVLGVLVAQRQHRPWLAAEQAQLQQVAQTLAIACVLDQRQQWLSHSCAHPLDQQQQRFDDLLHQLRNPVAAIRTFVKLLLKRLEPDHRGRPLAEGIAKETERLMALLEDYRQQRNDIPALTGNQPLSLAGKPLDLAETLLPLISAAQARAEMEGKTFVVEIPPQLPPVWLEERVLQEVVGNLLDNAFKYTPKGGTIGLRLTLSPAALELTVWDTGCGIPKEVQPRLFERGYRGIQADSEIEGSGLGLAIAQDLLRPYGLSLRVTSPYAGDRGTAFTLAIPWQMEVEP; from the coding sequence ATGCTCTGGCCAGCCAGTGAAGAATTTGCTGCCCTCTGTCGCACCCAATTGGAACTCGTTGTCAACAGCTTGGGTGCCTCTTCACTGGCGGTCTATCTTAGTGAAACCCTCAACGACTCCCCCTCATGGTCTCCTGTTGCGGTCTATCCAGAGGCGTCCCCTCTCCTGAGCTTACCCATTCCCCCGACACTACCACCGCCAACCGCCGCCCCAGCGATCGCTTTAAGCCATTACCCTCAACAGGTTGTCTCCTCCTTGACCAATCAACTGATCCTGCCCCTGATGTACCAAAATTGGGTCTTGGGGGTACTGGTGGCGCAGCGGCAACACCGTCCTTGGCTAGCAGCAGAGCAGGCACAATTGCAACAGGTGGCACAAACCCTGGCCATCGCCTGCGTCTTGGATCAGCGGCAACAATGGCTCAGCCACTCCTGCGCCCACCCCCTAGATCAACAGCAACAGCGCTTTGACGATCTACTCCATCAACTGCGCAATCCCGTGGCCGCCATTCGCACGTTTGTCAAGCTCCTGCTCAAACGCTTGGAACCTGATCACAGGGGGCGCCCCCTCGCCGAAGGCATTGCCAAGGAAACAGAGCGGCTCATGGCACTGTTGGAGGACTATCGCCAACAGCGCAACGATATTCCCGCCCTCACGGGTAACCAGCCCCTATCCCTTGCGGGTAAACCCCTCGATCTAGCTGAAACTCTCTTGCCGCTGATCAGCGCCGCCCAAGCTCGCGCTGAAATGGAGGGTAAAACCTTTGTGGTGGAGATACCGCCCCAACTGCCGCCCGTCTGGCTTGAGGAACGGGTGCTGCAGGAGGTTGTCGGTAATCTCCTGGACAATGCCTTTAAGTACACCCCGAAAGGGGGCACGATTGGTCTGCGCTTGACGCTCTCGCCCGCCGCCTTAGAGTTAACCGTTTGGGATACCGGCTGTGGCATTCCTAAGGAGGTGCAGCCGCGTCTTTTTGAACGGGGGTATCGGGGGATTCAAGCGGACAGCGAGATTGAGGGTAGTGGCCTGGGCTTGGCGATCGCCCAGGATTTGCTGCGTCCCTATGGTCTGAGCCTGCGGGTGACGAGTCCCTACGCAGGCGATCGCGGCACGGCCTTTACCTTGGCGATTCCCTGGCAAATGGAGGTGGAACCATGA
- a CDS encoding PepSY domain-containing protein, which yields MSALKQRLAKISSQGHQFLGVIFALPLLISATTGIAHRLGRSWFGLSKDFGRAMMTLHEGRYLGEWGVPLYVLVIGLGLLGIIATGLGLLWGRSLPGQWSARRLHHLLAGAAALPLLVSATTGIAYRLGRNWFGLSKEQAAIFLSLHQGSYWGEVGRSFYVLLVGLSLLTLLATGVSMLTILRRLPHWRSRVTPET from the coding sequence ATGAGCGCTCTGAAACAGCGTCTTGCCAAGATCAGCAGTCAGGGGCATCAATTCCTTGGGGTGATCTTTGCCCTGCCCCTATTGATCTCAGCCACAACGGGAATAGCCCATCGTCTTGGGCGCAGTTGGTTTGGGCTATCTAAAGACTTTGGGCGGGCAATGATGACCCTCCATGAGGGTCGCTATCTGGGGGAATGGGGCGTGCCCCTCTATGTGTTGGTCATTGGCTTGGGCTTGCTGGGAATCATTGCTACGGGTTTGGGTCTCCTGTGGGGGCGATCGCTCCCTGGCCAGTGGTCAGCGCGGCGGCTGCATCACCTCCTAGCTGGCGCTGCAGCATTGCCCTTGCTCGTGAGTGCCACGACGGGAATTGCCTATCGCCTTGGCCGCAACTGGTTTGGCCTCTCCAAAGAGCAGGCGGCAATTTTCCTGAGCCTACATCAGGGAAGCTATTGGGGGGAGGTGGGGCGTTCCTTCTATGTGCTCTTGGTGGGGCTGAGTTTGCTGACACTTCTGGCCACAGGAGTGTCAATGCTGACTATCCTGCGACGGCTGCCCCACTGGCGTTCTAGGGTCACCCCAGAGACCTAG
- the psaM gene encoding photosystem I reaction center subunit XII: protein MALTDTQVYVALVIALLPAVLAFRLSTELYK from the coding sequence ATGGCGCTGACCGATACCCAAGTTTACGTTGCCCTTGTGATTGCCCTGCTGCCTGCGGTGCTGGCATTTCGGCTTTCCACTGAGTTGTACAAGTAG
- a CDS encoding E3 ubiquitin ligase family protein, whose translation MGVFAHLCLTGSAFLFALEGYYRLKLRGIKVASPSTIGELQKLQQQVAQEMGSGSWREYVQVVGQVSASQPLLSEVKRIPCVYYKTIISREYEKEGRDRHWEIIGRHEQSTLFLLRDPQGEIEVNPVGAEIEAVQVLDELRPADKPHALTFSLGFLSLNWRFGSTTTLGYRYQEWVLPLGQPISVVGMASDRGGVLRLQRPQNRGQKFIISLSVEDPLLQQYKQQKRKMTYASLSAALCGVCGLVLALFWA comes from the coding sequence ATGGGGGTTTTTGCTCACCTTTGCTTAACGGGGTCGGCCTTTCTCTTTGCCCTTGAGGGCTATTATCGGCTAAAGCTAAGGGGAATAAAGGTGGCCAGTCCTAGCACCATTGGCGAGTTACAAAAATTGCAACAACAGGTGGCTCAGGAGATGGGTAGCGGCAGTTGGCGCGAGTATGTGCAGGTGGTTGGTCAAGTCAGCGCGTCGCAGCCCTTGCTCTCGGAAGTGAAGCGCATTCCCTGTGTCTATTACAAAACGATTATCAGCCGCGAGTATGAAAAAGAGGGGCGCGATCGCCACTGGGAAATCATTGGCCGCCATGAGCAGTCAACCCTATTTTTGCTGCGCGATCCTCAAGGGGAGATTGAGGTGAACCCTGTCGGTGCTGAGATTGAAGCGGTGCAGGTCTTAGATGAACTGCGGCCAGCGGATAAACCCCATGCCTTGACCTTCTCCTTAGGGTTTCTGTCATTGAATTGGCGGTTTGGCAGTACTACAACGCTTGGCTATCGCTATCAGGAGTGGGTGCTGCCCTTGGGGCAACCCATCTCGGTGGTGGGCATGGCCTCGGATCGGGGGGGAGTTCTCCGCCTCCAAAGGCCGCAAAATAGGGGACAAAAATTCATCATTTCCCTGAGCGTTGAGGATCCGCTGCTTCAGCAGTACAAACAGCAAAAACGAAAAATGACCTATGCTTCCCTTAGCGCCGCCCTCTGTGGTGTCTGTGGTTTAGTTTTGGCCTTGTTTTGGGCTTAA
- a CDS encoding DUF3120 domain-containing protein, protein MTALTSPSTLSSLRLGSRLAWLVFGFAAFLVSIPVFIEAPLVRTWPWLSLALTPLLVGLSFYLQRQPHCRYWGEMLYGFSWCWGAGSLYWGWLRWEPLWHLPIEALPIPLMLWHLRRRQQLLGVFFFCGSFLGTAITDAYFYLIDVIPHWRAIMYLEGDVISVQEMLAQAIAQAQTFSGQVWGVLLSLSLLLIGLLPLFESQIRRGYPAVLPLWGFMGAVLSTLVVDGLFGLTIGLISMS, encoded by the coding sequence TTGACTGCTCTTACTTCCCCCTCGACACTTTCCTCTCTGCGCCTTGGCTCACGGCTGGCCTGGTTGGTCTTTGGCTTTGCCGCCTTCTTGGTCTCCATTCCCGTGTTTATTGAGGCCCCTCTCGTGCGGACATGGCCTTGGCTGAGTTTGGCTTTGACGCCGCTGCTTGTGGGTCTCAGTTTCTATCTCCAACGCCAGCCCCACTGCCGCTATTGGGGTGAGATGCTTTATGGATTTAGCTGGTGCTGGGGGGCAGGTTCGCTCTACTGGGGATGGTTGCGCTGGGAACCTCTGTGGCATTTGCCCATTGAGGCTCTACCCATTCCGCTCATGCTCTGGCACTTGCGGCGACGGCAGCAACTGCTGGGGGTGTTCTTTTTTTGCGGATCTTTTCTGGGCACTGCCATCACTGATGCCTACTTTTACTTAATTGATGTGATTCCCCATTGGCGCGCCATTATGTATCTCGAAGGGGATGTCATTTCAGTTCAGGAGATGCTCGCCCAGGCGATCGCCCAAGCCCAGACCTTTAGTGGCCAGGTGTGGGGGGTGCTGTTGAGCCTGAGTTTGCTCCTCATTGGTTTGCTGCCCCTCTTTGAATCCCAGATTCGTCGTGGCTATCCCGCCGTCTTGCCCCTATGGGGATTTATGGGCGCTGTCTTGAGCACCCTAGTTGTTGATGGTCTCTTTGGCCTCACCATTGGCCTAATCTCCATGAGTTGA